The genomic segment CGCGAGTGGGGCGCTAAAAGCGTCACGGTTGCCATGGCTTCACGCTAACCCTTTTCTGAGCGGTGTAGTAGCGAACCGCCGCCACGTCTGCATGACCTTGCATACACTCCCATTCTCCCTGACGACCCCCTGCGCGGTAGGCGTTGTTGCCGTTATGGCGGGCGGAAGTCGCACCCGCCAGCGCTTTTAATAAAATAACGTATTTTAAAAACAGAAACATTATTTCAATTATTCGGACGCTCACTGTTTCCGCCCTGATTTGCGGCTATTTTAAGCCTACATTTCCTCCGTCCGCCGGGGGAGTCCGGCCAGCGACTGGCCATACCGCCCACGGGCGGCCTCTGAGATAAGGTGGGATCAGAATGCAAATCAAACGTGCTATCGATAAAATCCCGGGCGGTATGATGCTTGTTCCGCTGTTCCTCGGCGCGCTATGCCACACATTTGCGCCGGGTGCCGGCAGCTATTTCGGCTCATTTACCAATGGCCTTATCACCGGTACCGTGCCGATACTGGCTATCTGGTTTTTTTGCATGGGCGCGTCCATCAAGTTGAGCGCCGCCGGTACCGTGTTGCGCAAGTCCGGCACGCTGGTGGTGACCAAAATCGCGGTGGCCTGGCTGGCGGCGGCGATCGCCTCGCGGTTTTTGCCCGACAACGGCGTGGAGGTCGGCTTTTTTGCCGGGCTGTCGACGCTGGCGCTGGTGGCATCAATGGACATGACCAACGGCGGCTTGTACGCTTCCATCATGCAGCAGTACGGCAGCAAGGAAGAGGCAGGGGCCTTTGTGCTGATGTCGTTGGAGTCCGGGCCGCTGATGACTATGGTTATCATCGGCACGGCGGGTATCGCCTCTTTTGAGCCGCAGGTGTTCGTCGGCGCGGTCTTACCCTTTATTATTGGTTTCGTGCTGGGCAATCTGGACTCGGCGCTGCGGGAATTTTTCTCCAGCGCGGTACAGCCACTGATCCCTTTCTTTGCCTTCGCGCTGGGCAATACCATCAATCTGGCGGTGATTGCCCATACCGGGTTGCTGGGCATTCTGTTGGGCCTGTTGGTGATAGTGATTACGGGTATCCCGCTGATTCTGGCCGACCGCTTCATTGGCGGCTGCGACGGAACCGCCGGCATTGCCGCCTCCAGTACCGCCGGCGCGACGGTGGCGACGCCGGCGATTATTGCCGGCATGGCCCTGCAATTTGCGGCGATGGCGCCGGCGGCCACCGCGCTGATGGCAACCTCGGTGATAGTCATCTCGATTCTGGTGCCGGTCATTACCGCGCTTTACTCCCGCCGCGTTAAGCGGGGTCTGCCGGCCACGGCGGGCGATAACCAGGGGATGAACGGCGGGGCGACCGGCGCCGACCGTATGGTTCCTTGACCGGGCCACGGCGGGCGCGTTTGCGGATGTCGTGCGGGCGCGCGTTTATCCTCTGGCCACAGGGTCGAGCGAAAAACAAACGCACCGCCTGGGCGGTGCGTTAAGGAGGGCCGCCGGCGCGGCGCCGGCGGGCGGTTCAGACCGGGCGGGCAATGACCGAGCGGTTTTCCATTCTGACTGCGGCGAGGGTAACGTCTAGGGTATCGCCCTGACGGTAGCGCTTCTCGCCTTTCATTTGCACGGTGCCGGTATCCTGGCTACAGACCAGCTCATCGCGTACGCTGTGAATAAAGGGGGCGGGGATGAACGCCACCGCGCCGTTAGCCAGCAGACGCACCCGCATACCGCCGCGCGAGATATCGATTATCTCCGCAGCGAAGCGGCTGTCGCTGCCGGCTTTCGGCTGCAAGAAACGGGCATAAAGCCAATCCCCCACGTCCCGCTCCGCCATGCGGTTTTGCCGGCGGCGTTCGGCGAGGCGGATCGTCACCTCTTCACCCGGCCGTTCGGCGTCGCCGACGCCAATCAGCGCCTTCAACAGACGGTGATTGAGCATATCGCCATATTTACGGATAGGCGAGGTCCAGGTCGCGTAGGCATCCAACCCTAGCTCGAAGTGCGGGCCCGGCGCGGTGCTGACTTCAGCGAAGGTTTGGAAACGGCGGATGCGGCAGTCCAAATAGGTGGTGGGCAGGGCGTCCAGCCGCCGGCGCAGAGCGCAAAACCCTTCCAGCGTCAAAAGTTCGGCAGGCTCCACGTCGATATGATGCGCGCGCAGGATGGCTACCGCCTGATCCACCAGCAACGGATCGAAACCATGATGCACGTTATACAGCCCGTAGCCCAAGCCGTCGCGCAATACGCGGGCGGCACAGACGTTGGCGGCGATCATCGCCTCCTCAATCATGCGGTTGGCGATGCGGCGCGGCTCGACGACGATGTCGTCCACATTGCTTTTCTCATCAAGCACGAAGCGATAATCGGGGCGATCCCGGAACACCAGCGCGTGATGCTGACGCCAGGCGCTGCGGGCCTGGCAAACGTCGTGCAGCAGGCGCAGCTGATTGGCGATAGCGTCGTTTTCCGGTTGCCACGCGCCGGTATTTTCCAGCCAGTCGGAAACATGGTCATAGGCCAGTTTGGCCTTGGATTCTACCCAAGCGGTAAAGAAACGCGCGTCATCGGCCAGGGTGCCGTCATGATGTACCGTAACGCGGCACGCCAATGCCGAGCGCCGTTCGTGGGCGCGCA from the Candidatus Sodalis pierantonius str. SOPE genome contains:
- the kdgT gene encoding 2-keto-3-deoxygluconate transporter; this translates as MQIKRAIDKIPGGMMLVPLFLGALCHTFAPGAGSYFGSFTNGLITGTVPILAIWFFCMGASIKLSAAGTVLRKSGTLVVTKIAVAWLAAAIASRFLPDNGVEVGFFAGLSTLALVASMDMTNGGLYASIMQQYGSKEEAGAFVLMSLESGPLMTMVIIGTAGIASFEPQVFVGAVLPFIIGFVLGNLDSALREFFSSAVQPLIPFFAFALGNTINLAVIAHTGLLGILLGLLVIVITGIPLILADRFIGGCDGTAGIAASSTAGATVATPAIIAGMALQFAAMAPAATALMATSVIVISILVPVITALYSRRVKRGLPATAGDNQGMNGGATGADRMVP
- a CDS encoding exoribonuclease II; the encoded protein is MFQDNPLLAQLKQQLHSQTPRVEGVVKGTEKGFGFLEVDAQKSYFIPPPFMKKVMHGDKITAVVRTEKDREIAEPEALIEPFLTRFVGRVQVKDERMTIVPDHPLMKEVIPTRPQRGVSQTFQTGDWAVAEMRRHPLKGDRQFYAEITALVATADDHFAPWWVTLARHNLERAAPEMLEGIALQQEGPARDDLTTLDFITIDSASTEDMDDAIHLASAPDGAWVITVAIADPTAWLPAGSPLDRIAHERAFTNYLPGFNIPMLPRTLSDDLCSLRAHERRSALACRVTVHHDGTLADDARFFTAWVESKAKLAYDHVSDWLENTGAWQPENDAIANQLRLLHDVCQARSAWRQHHALVFRDRPDYRFVLDEKSNVDDIVVEPRRIANRMIEEAMIAANVCAARVLRDGLGYGLYNVHHGFDPLLVDQAVAILRAHHIDVEPAELLTLEGFCALRRRLDALPTTYLDCRIRRFQTFAEVSTAPGPHFELGLDAYATWTSPIRKYGDMLNHRLLKALIGVGDAERPGEEVTIRLAERRRQNRMAERDVGDWLYARFLQPKAGSDSRFAAEIIDISRGGMRVRLLANGAVAFIPAPFIHSVRDELVCSQDTGTVQMKGEKRYRQGDTLDVTLAAVRMENRSVIARPV